A genomic window from Sceloporus undulatus isolate JIND9_A2432 ecotype Alabama chromosome 9, SceUnd_v1.1, whole genome shotgun sequence includes:
- the LOC121915765 gene encoding protein S100-A4-like has protein sequence MQAPLEEALSVMVNTFHKYSAKEGDPLKLNKAEMRELLLHELPTFIRGKIHETGFENLMKKLDGNKDEELDFQEYAVFLALTASLCNEFFQECADENNRKR, from the exons ATGCAAGCTCCCCTCGAAGAGGCCCTGAGTGTTATGGTAAACACTTTCCACAAATATTccgccaaggaaggagaccccttGAAACTCAACAAGGCTGAGATGAGGGAGTTACTTCTCCATGAGCTGCCCACCTTCATCAGG GGGAAGATCCACGAAACCGGGTTTGAGAACTTGATGAAGAAACTAGATGGCAACAAAGATGAAGAACTGGATTTTCAAGAGTATGCCGTCTTTTTAGCTCTCACAGCAAGCTTGTGCAATGAATTCTTCCAGGAGTGCGCTGATGAGAATAACCGGAAGAGATGA